From a region of the Sinorhizobium sp. B11 genome:
- the carA gene encoding glutamine-hydrolyzing carbamoyl-phosphate synthase small subunit, with protein MTATAPWTTEKPTALLVLADGTVIEGKGIGATGKIQAEAVFNTALTGYEEILTDPSYLGQIVTFTFPHIGNIGTNDEDIEDLTPAARHGAVGVIFKADITEPSNYRAAKHLDSWLKARGIIGLCGIDTRALTAWIRENGSPNAVIAHEPSGNFDVEALKAEAKAWSGLEGLDLAKIASSGQSSQWSQTPWVWDEGYGELGAADTKYHVVCLDYGVKRNILRLFAGLDCKVTVMPATTSAEDVLALQPDGIFLSNGPGDPAATGEYAVPVIKDLIKTDIPVFGICLGHQMLGLALGAKTEKMHQGHHGANHPVKDHTTGKVEIVSMNHGFAVDTKSLPEGVEETHVSLFDGTNCGLRVLGKSVFSVQHHPEASPGPQDSHYLFRRFVNMVREKKGEPALAER; from the coding sequence ATGACCGCGACAGCACCCTGGACAACCGAAAAGCCGACCGCCCTGCTCGTTCTTGCCGACGGCACCGTCATCGAAGGCAAGGGTATCGGCGCAACCGGCAAGATCCAGGCGGAGGCCGTCTTCAACACGGCACTGACCGGCTACGAGGAAATCCTCACCGACCCCTCCTATCTCGGCCAGATCGTCACCTTCACCTTCCCGCATATCGGCAATATCGGCACCAATGACGAAGATATCGAAGACCTGACGCCGGCAGCACGCCATGGCGCGGTCGGCGTCATCTTCAAGGCCGATATCACCGAACCTTCGAATTACCGCGCGGCAAAGCATCTCGATTCCTGGCTGAAAGCCCGCGGCATCATCGGCCTTTGCGGCATCGACACCCGCGCACTGACCGCCTGGATCCGCGAAAACGGCTCGCCCAACGCCGTCATCGCTCACGAGCCCTCCGGCAATTTCGACGTCGAAGCGCTGAAGGCAGAGGCCAAGGCCTGGAGCGGCCTCGAAGGCCTCGACCTCGCCAAAATCGCTTCGTCTGGCCAGTCCTCGCAGTGGTCGCAGACCCCCTGGGTTTGGGACGAGGGCTATGGCGAACTCGGCGCTGCCGACACGAAGTACCATGTCGTCTGCCTGGATTACGGCGTGAAGCGCAATATCCTGCGCCTCTTCGCCGGTCTCGATTGCAAGGTCACCGTCATGCCGGCAACGACGAGCGCCGAGGACGTGCTTGCCCTGCAGCCCGACGGCATCTTCCTGTCGAATGGCCCCGGCGATCCGGCAGCTACAGGCGAATATGCCGTTCCCGTCATCAAGGATCTGATCAAGACCGATATCCCCGTCTTCGGCATCTGCCTCGGCCACCAGATGCTGGGCCTTGCGCTCGGTGCCAAGACCGAGAAGATGCACCAGGGCCACCACGGCGCGAACCATCCGGTCAAGGATCACACGACCGGCAAGGTCGAGATCGTCTCCATGAACCACGGCTTTGCAGTCGACACGAAGTCGCTGCCCGAAGGTGTTGAAGAGACTCACGTATCGCTGTTCGACGGCACCAATTGCGGGTTGCGCGTCCTCGGCAAGTCGGTCTTCTCCGTCCAGCACCACCCGGAAGCCTCTCCCGGCCCGCAGGACAGCCACTACCTCTTCCGCCGCTTCGTCAACATGGTGCGCGAGAAGAAGGGCGAACCGGCACTCGCCGAACGCTGA
- a CDS encoding antibiotic biosynthesis monooxygenase: protein MSGAFYRIDKFIVPAAAREEFLVNVMMTHKVLEAQDGFINHTVLEQIAGPGEFNFVTVAEWESADVVERVRAVIAAAHKAANFDPQEMFARLGIRADIASYKPVAA, encoded by the coding sequence ATGAGCGGAGCTTTCTACAGGATAGACAAATTCATCGTGCCGGCTGCGGCGCGCGAAGAATTTCTCGTCAATGTGATGATGACCCATAAGGTGCTGGAGGCACAGGACGGCTTCATCAATCATACGGTGCTGGAACAGATTGCCGGTCCCGGCGAATTCAATTTCGTGACTGTTGCCGAATGGGAAAGCGCCGATGTCGTCGAACGCGTTCGGGCAGTCATTGCCGCAGCCCACAAGGCGGCCAATTTCGATCCTCAGGAAATGTTCGCGCGGCTCGGAATTCGCGCCGATATCGCCAGCTACAAACCGGTTGCGGCCTGA
- a CDS encoding MATE family efflux transporter: protein MDTPIDVRAVAPAKDNRWSAHFRATLMLGVPLIGAQLAQFGIGMTDVMIVGQLGAEHLAAMVLSAQFLFTILIFGSGFAIAVIPMVAQAYGRGDVVTVRRSLRMGIWVVICYWLLMQPAFYNSERILRYFGQEPEVAKLAHGYIIIGQLGVLPGLLYNVMRALVSAIGKAGVILNVTIAMLVLNAIGAYILVLGHFGFPVMGLEGAAIVSVVVQTAGFLFILSYVQGREETRRYEIFVRFWKPDWHAFFEVVRLGLPISITILAEVSLFTAASLLMGRIGTIELAAHGIALQWASMAFMIPLGLGQAATVRVGVAHGQGDHAGLVRAAITVLIIAAAASIIGSIIFAAIPQVLARLFLDVSLPEAPEVLAYAGPLIVVAGLFQFVDGLQAIASGLLRGLKDARVPMVMALIAYWPIGFFLAWAFAFPLGFGGLGIWYGFLVGLAAAAAMLCARFYILVRREGATAGA from the coding sequence ATGGACACGCCGATCGATGTGCGCGCCGTCGCGCCTGCAAAGGACAACCGTTGGTCTGCGCATTTTCGCGCCACGCTGATGCTCGGCGTGCCGCTGATCGGCGCCCAGCTCGCGCAGTTCGGCATCGGCATGACCGACGTAATGATCGTCGGTCAGCTCGGAGCCGAGCATCTTGCCGCCATGGTGCTTTCTGCGCAGTTCCTGTTCACGATCCTGATTTTCGGTTCGGGCTTTGCGATTGCCGTTATCCCGATGGTGGCCCAGGCCTATGGCCGCGGCGATGTCGTGACCGTGCGCCGGTCGCTGCGCATGGGCATCTGGGTCGTCATCTGCTACTGGCTGCTGATGCAGCCTGCCTTCTATAATTCCGAGAGGATCCTGCGCTATTTCGGGCAGGAGCCTGAAGTGGCGAAGCTTGCCCACGGTTATATCATCATCGGCCAGCTCGGCGTGCTGCCGGGGCTGCTCTACAACGTCATGCGTGCCCTCGTCAGCGCCATCGGCAAGGCCGGCGTCATCCTCAACGTCACCATCGCCATGCTGGTGCTGAATGCGATCGGCGCCTATATCCTCGTGCTCGGCCATTTCGGCTTTCCGGTCATGGGGCTGGAGGGGGCCGCAATCGTGTCCGTCGTGGTGCAGACGGCGGGCTTCCTCTTCATCCTCTCCTATGTGCAGGGCAGGGAAGAGACGCGCCGCTACGAGATCTTCGTGCGCTTCTGGAAGCCGGACTGGCATGCCTTCTTCGAGGTCGTTCGCCTCGGTCTGCCGATCAGCATCACCATCCTGGCCGAAGTCAGCCTCTTCACGGCAGCCTCGCTGCTGATGGGCCGTATCGGTACGATCGAACTTGCCGCGCATGGTATCGCCCTGCAATGGGCTTCGATGGCCTTCATGATCCCGCTCGGCCTCGGCCAGGCAGCAACCGTTCGTGTCGGCGTTGCGCACGGGCAGGGCGATCATGCCGGGCTGGTGCGGGCGGCTATCACAGTGCTCATCATTGCCGCCGCCGCGTCCATCATCGGCAGCATCATCTTTGCGGCCATACCCCAGGTTCTGGCGCGGCTCTTCCTTGATGTCAGCCTGCCGGAGGCACCCGAGGTGCTGGCTTATGCCGGCCCGCTGATCGTCGTTGCCGGTCTCTTCCAGTTCGTCGATGGCCTGCAGGCAATCGCCAGCGGACTGCTGCGTGGGCTGAAGGATGCGCGCGTGCCGATGGTCATGGCGCTGATCGCCTATTGGCCGATCGGCTTTTTCCTCGCCTGGGCCTTTGCCTTCCCGCTCGGCTTCGGCGGGCTTGGAATCTGGTATGGCTTTCTCGTCGGGCTGGCGGCCGCTGCCGCCATGCTCTGCGCCCGCTTCTATATTCTCGTACGCCGCGAGGGCGCGACGGCCGGGGCTTAA
- a CDS encoding TCR/Tet family MFS transporter, which yields MLDPKFVRRGLFLVFIILFLDVIGIAIIMPVLPVYLEELTGGTVSDAAVDGGWLMLIYSLMQFLFAPLLGNLSDRFGRRPILLLSVLTFAFDNFICAIATSYWMLFVGRVLAGISGGSFATCSAYIADISNEENRAKNFGLIGIAFGVGFTVGPVIGGFLGEFGPRVPFYGAAALSFVNFVAACFLLPETLEAKNRRTFEWKRANPLGALRQMRHYPGIGWVCLVMFLFFLAHAVYPSVWPFVSTFRYGWSEGQIGLSLGIYGIGAAVVMGLVLPRVVPVLGEWKTAVLGLCFSMAALSGYAFAWEGWVVYTVIVLTVMENVADPPLRSIAAGKVPPSAQGELQGALTSISSITTIIGPLIFTQMFGYFTKPDAPITFAGAPYLLAAFFIMVAAVVFLTRVRIAKAPAQAFNAAE from the coding sequence ATGCTTGATCCGAAATTCGTTCGCCGCGGCCTTTTCCTGGTCTTCATCATTCTCTTTCTGGATGTTATCGGCATCGCGATCATCATGCCGGTCCTGCCTGTCTATCTGGAGGAACTGACGGGCGGCACGGTCAGCGATGCAGCCGTCGACGGCGGCTGGCTGATGCTGATCTATTCGCTGATGCAGTTCCTGTTTGCGCCGCTGCTCGGAAACCTGAGCGACCGTTTCGGGCGACGGCCGATCCTGCTGCTCTCGGTGCTGACCTTCGCGTTCGACAATTTCATCTGCGCCATCGCCACCAGTTACTGGATGCTCTTCGTCGGCCGTGTGCTCGCCGGCATCAGCGGCGGCAGCTTCGCCACCTGCTCGGCCTATATTGCCGACATCAGCAATGAAGAGAACCGCGCCAAGAATTTCGGCCTGATCGGTATCGCCTTCGGTGTCGGTTTCACTGTCGGTCCCGTCATCGGCGGTTTCCTCGGCGAGTTCGGGCCGCGCGTGCCATTCTATGGTGCGGCCGCGCTTTCCTTCGTCAATTTCGTTGCCGCCTGTTTCCTGCTGCCGGAAACGCTCGAAGCGAAGAACCGCCGTACCTTCGAGTGGAAGCGCGCAAACCCGCTCGGCGCTTTGCGGCAGATGCGGCACTATCCCGGGATCGGCTGGGTTTGCCTCGTGATGTTCCTGTTCTTCCTCGCCCATGCCGTCTATCCCTCGGTCTGGCCCTTCGTCTCGACCTTCCGCTATGGCTGGAGCGAAGGGCAGATCGGCCTGTCGCTCGGCATCTACGGCATCGGTGCGGCTGTCGTCATGGGGCTTGTCCTGCCGCGTGTCGTGCCCGTTCTCGGCGAATGGAAGACGGCGGTTCTCGGCCTCTGCTTCTCGATGGCGGCGCTTTCGGGCTACGCTTTCGCCTGGGAGGGCTGGGTCGTCTACACGGTGATCGTATTGACCGTCATGGAGAATGTCGCCGACCCGCCGTTGCGCAGCATCGCCGCCGGCAAGGTGCCGCCATCGGCACAAGGAGAGTTGCAGGGCGCGCTCACGAGTATCAGCAGCATCACGACGATCATCGGCCCGCTGATCTTCACGCAGATGTTCGGCTATTTCACCAAGCCGGATGCGCCGATCACCTTTGCCGGTGCGCCTTATCTGCTGGCCGCTTTCTTCATCATGGTTGCGGCGGTTGTATTTCTGACGCGTGTGAGGATAGCGAAAGCGCCGGCACAAGCCTTCAACGCGGCGGAATGA